One segment of Rhodopirellula baltica SH 1 DNA contains the following:
- a CDS encoding sigma-70 family RNA polymerase sigma factor, producing the protein MTSNDPSEPTPTEPHESPARAEEIARYEPYLRMLARMQMRASYKAKLGASDIVQQTMMQAVAAIDQYRGTTEAEWRAWLRKILVRQMCHLDRDLHRDKRDIRREQSMEQRVAQSSMRLEGLLAGDVGTPSQHAMVGESLVSLADAIESLPEAQRDAIAMHYLEGLKLSEVAERMDKTTGSVAGLLHRGMKQLRQNFHE; encoded by the coding sequence ATGACGTCCAACGATCCCTCCGAACCCACCCCTACCGAGCCCCACGAATCGCCCGCCCGAGCCGAAGAAATCGCTCGGTACGAGCCGTATTTGAGAATGTTGGCTCGAATGCAGATGCGAGCGAGCTACAAAGCCAAACTGGGTGCATCCGACATCGTTCAACAAACGATGATGCAAGCCGTTGCGGCCATCGATCAGTATCGCGGCACAACGGAAGCCGAATGGCGGGCTTGGTTGCGGAAGATTCTGGTGCGGCAAATGTGTCACCTGGATCGTGATCTGCACCGCGACAAACGCGACATTCGCCGCGAACAATCGATGGAACAGCGGGTGGCTCAATCATCCATGCGGCTGGAAGGCTTGCTAGCCGGAGATGTCGGCACTCCCAGCCAGCACGCGATGGTGGGTGAATCGCTGGTGTCATTGGCCGACGCGATTGAATCGTTGCCGGAGGCCCAGCGTGACGCGATCGCGATGCATTACCTCGAAGGATTGAAACTGTCCGAAGTCGCCGAGCGAATGGACAAGACCACAGGATCGGTCGCGGGGCTGCTGCACCGAGGCATGAAACAATTGCGACAGAACTTCCATGAATGA
- the rlmN gene encoding 23S rRNA (adenine(2503)-C(2))-methyltransferase RlmN, which produces MTAAPASVRLFQTHEMEALRRDRRLDPQVFRKLRNDLLKKFESDEAVLEKYPVAEAIELHSLKLYQRMDSEIDGATKLLFETESGMLIESVILRIATGRTTLCVSSQIGCAAACDFCATGKMGIAKNLATEEILDQVVQAGQILRGEDRRLSNIVFMGMGEPLHNEVNVTEAIELLTAPDHFARSPSTVLVSTVGVPAGMLRLAKRFPNLNLALSLHSADQTTREKIIPLGKKASLAQLHDAIHEIQTIQDREFMIEYLMLRDVNDSAKDADRLIDWIGDLRVHVNLIPYNTIEASPHLHASSRPVIESFADILKASGLKTTVRYSLGNDIEAACGQLIRQENRQRAMQARRTESESDSHVGFLDVRQVVDGLESQKNK; this is translated from the coding sequence ATGACCGCCGCACCCGCCTCCGTTCGACTCTTTCAGACTCACGAGATGGAGGCATTGCGCCGCGATCGTCGGTTGGACCCGCAGGTGTTTCGGAAACTGCGAAACGATCTGCTGAAGAAGTTTGAATCCGACGAAGCGGTTTTAGAGAAGTATCCGGTGGCTGAGGCGATCGAACTTCACTCGTTGAAGCTGTATCAACGGATGGATTCTGAGATCGACGGAGCGACCAAGCTGCTGTTCGAAACCGAGTCGGGCATGCTGATCGAATCCGTGATCCTTCGCATCGCGACGGGACGCACGACGCTGTGCGTTTCAAGCCAGATCGGATGTGCCGCCGCGTGTGACTTTTGCGCGACCGGCAAAATGGGAATCGCGAAGAACTTGGCGACCGAAGAGATCTTGGACCAAGTCGTTCAGGCGGGGCAAATTCTTCGAGGCGAAGACCGACGACTTAGCAACATCGTCTTTATGGGAATGGGCGAACCGTTGCACAACGAAGTGAACGTGACCGAAGCGATCGAGTTGCTGACGGCGCCCGATCACTTCGCACGCTCGCCGTCGACGGTTTTGGTTTCAACGGTCGGTGTTCCCGCAGGGATGCTTCGGTTGGCAAAGAGATTCCCAAATCTCAATTTGGCTCTCAGTCTGCATTCCGCTGATCAAACCACTCGCGAAAAAATCATTCCGCTGGGCAAGAAGGCATCGCTGGCACAATTACACGACGCGATTCACGAGATTCAAACGATCCAAGATCGTGAGTTCATGATCGAATACTTGATGCTTCGTGATGTGAATGATTCCGCAAAGGATGCAGATCGGTTGATCGATTGGATTGGCGATCTGCGAGTGCATGTGAACTTGATCCCGTACAACACGATCGAAGCGTCCCCTCATCTGCACGCGTCATCGCGACCGGTCATCGAATCGTTCGCTGACATCCTGAAGGCATCCGGTTTGAAAACCACCGTGCGATACAGTTTGGGCAATGACATCGAGGCCGCTTGCGGGCAATTGATTCGCCAAGAAAATCGTCAGCGAGCCATGCAGGCTCGGCGGACCGAGTCGGAATCTGACTCACATGTTGGCTTCCTCGACGTGCGGCAAGTCGTCGATGGTCTCGAGTCCCAGAAGAACAAGTAA
- a CDS encoding sulfatase-like hydrolase/transferase: MLLADDLGYRDVGCYGGPVETPTIDQLAAGGTRFQQFYSGCAVCSPSRATLMTGRHHIRAGVYSWIQDESQNSHLRLREVTLAEVLRDAGYATAHVGKWHLGLPTEERDKPTPDQHGFDHWFATWNNAQPSHRNPDNFIRNGEPVGQLEGYSCQLVADEAIRWMDRHRESDPDQPFFLNVWFHEPHAPIAAPDEVTQKYGKLSDKGAVYSGTIDNTDQAIKRLLAKLDALGVRENTLIVYASDNGSYRTDRVGKLRGRKGANWEGGIRVPGIFHWPGHIPAGVVSNEPAGLVDVLPTICGLLKISPPQVHLDGSDLTPLLTGHADSFERHQPLFWHLQRSQPIVAMRDGDYSLVGFRDYEMSNKNLFEEKWIPAIKNGTYHNFELYNLKDDPGQTKNLAAEQPERVEAMKQRMLQINAGIMKDAMDWHLGPDDQN; the protein is encoded by the coding sequence ATGTTGCTGGCCGATGACCTGGGGTATCGCGATGTGGGCTGTTACGGCGGTCCCGTCGAGACACCGACGATTGATCAATTGGCTGCCGGCGGCACCCGCTTTCAACAGTTCTATTCGGGTTGCGCGGTTTGTTCACCTTCGCGTGCCACGCTGATGACCGGTCGCCATCACATTCGTGCTGGTGTTTACAGCTGGATCCAGGACGAGTCTCAAAACTCGCACCTGCGTTTGCGAGAAGTCACGCTGGCGGAAGTCCTTCGGGACGCCGGATACGCGACCGCACACGTTGGCAAATGGCACTTAGGACTGCCGACGGAAGAACGCGACAAACCGACTCCCGATCAACATGGGTTCGACCATTGGTTTGCCACATGGAACAATGCTCAACCCAGCCACCGCAACCCGGACAACTTCATTCGCAATGGTGAACCGGTCGGTCAACTCGAAGGCTACTCCTGCCAACTCGTTGCGGATGAAGCCATCCGATGGATGGACCGCCATCGTGAATCGGATCCCGACCAGCCGTTCTTTTTGAATGTTTGGTTTCACGAACCGCACGCACCAATCGCGGCACCCGATGAGGTCACGCAAAAATACGGGAAGTTGAGCGACAAAGGTGCGGTCTATTCCGGCACCATCGACAACACCGACCAAGCAATCAAACGGCTGCTCGCAAAATTGGATGCGTTGGGTGTTCGCGAAAACACACTGATCGTCTACGCATCGGACAATGGCAGTTATCGAACCGATCGTGTCGGCAAGCTCCGCGGACGAAAGGGAGCCAACTGGGAAGGCGGAATTCGCGTGCCAGGAATTTTCCACTGGCCCGGTCACATCCCCGCGGGAGTTGTCTCGAACGAGCCGGCCGGTTTGGTCGATGTGCTGCCCACGATCTGCGGGTTGCTGAAAATCTCACCACCCCAGGTTCACTTGGACGGCAGCGACCTAACGCCGCTTTTGACCGGGCACGCCGATTCCTTCGAGCGTCATCAACCTTTGTTCTGGCATCTGCAACGCTCACAACCCATCGTTGCGATGCGAGATGGCGACTATTCGCTCGTTGGCTTTCGCGATTACGAGATGTCGAACAAAAACCTGTTCGAAGAAAAATGGATCCCTGCGATCAAGAATGGCACGTATCACAACTTCGAGTTGTACAACTTGAAAGATGATCCCGGCCAAACAAAGAATCTGGCCGCGGAACAACCCGAGCGGGTTGAAGCGATGAAGCAACGCATGCTTCAAATCAACGCCGGCATCATGAAAGACGCAATGGACTGGCACCTCGGCCCAGACGATCAGAATTAA
- the ruvB gene encoding Holliday junction branch migration DNA helicase RuvB has translation MIDRLMAREAIYQQSNPDPGGDPPEDGPPHGKNAADGGDEPDRGPDPDVTLRPQRMAEMVGQQDVIERLRIAIDAAQVRGEPLGHILFDGPPGLGKTTFATVIPSEMKTTVQMANGAGLKAPRDLLPYLTNVSRGSVLFIDEIHRVPRAIEEYLYTAMEDFRIDIVLGEGVNARTLNLSLEPFTLIGATTRAGMLTAPLRDRFQIREHLGWYTRKELAEIVLRNSKKLNIEVDPTSAGVIADRSRSTPRLANNRLLWVRDYAQSKTKGNVEASVCEAALDMIGIDHLGLDKQDRNYLDTLMRVFLGGPAGLDAIAHTMNVSSDTLEDEVEPFLLRSELLVRTRRGRLATPKAFEHMKRQMPDRPLS, from the coding sequence TTGATTGATCGCCTGATGGCTCGCGAAGCAATTTACCAACAATCGAATCCAGACCCTGGCGGGGATCCGCCGGAAGACGGTCCTCCGCATGGAAAAAACGCCGCGGATGGTGGCGATGAGCCCGATCGCGGTCCTGATCCGGATGTGACCCTGCGCCCACAGCGCATGGCGGAAATGGTCGGTCAGCAGGATGTGATCGAGCGGTTGCGAATCGCGATCGACGCAGCTCAAGTGCGTGGCGAACCTCTGGGGCATATTCTGTTCGATGGACCGCCCGGACTAGGAAAAACCACGTTTGCGACGGTCATTCCTTCGGAAATGAAAACGACCGTTCAAATGGCCAACGGTGCCGGGTTGAAAGCACCACGGGATCTGCTGCCGTACCTGACGAACGTCTCGCGAGGATCGGTGTTGTTCATCGACGAGATTCACCGGGTCCCGAGGGCGATCGAAGAGTACCTGTACACGGCGATGGAGGATTTTCGAATCGACATCGTGCTGGGGGAAGGCGTCAACGCGCGAACGTTGAATTTGAGTTTGGAACCATTCACGTTGATCGGTGCGACCACGCGAGCGGGGATGTTGACCGCTCCGCTGCGAGATCGATTCCAAATCCGCGAGCACTTGGGGTGGTACACGCGGAAAGAGTTGGCGGAGATCGTGCTTCGCAACTCGAAGAAGCTGAACATTGAAGTGGACCCAACATCGGCCGGAGTCATTGCGGATCGAAGTCGCAGCACACCTCGATTGGCCAACAACCGATTGCTTTGGGTCCGCGACTACGCCCAAAGCAAAACGAAAGGCAATGTGGAAGCGAGTGTCTGCGAAGCCGCGTTGGATATGATCGGGATCGATCATCTGGGGCTCGACAAACAAGATCGCAATTACTTGGACACCCTGATGCGAGTTTTTCTTGGCGGCCCAGCCGGGTTGGACGCGATCGCTCACACGATGAACGTCAGCTCGGACACGCTCGAAGACGAAGTCGAGCCGTTTCTGCTGAGAAGCGAGTTGTTGGTTCGAACCCGGCGAGGACGCCTGGCAACTCCGAAAGCGTTTGAGCACATGAAGCGGCAAATGCCGGATCGGCCGCTTTCTTAG
- a CDS encoding PH domain-containing protein, translating into MNDTDETVLWEAEFNPKVKVYWLISAVLTSLLTIFLIPLLPLIAPIAWYVSGLYLKSHRCTLTERTLKVSRGVLVRQEKTVPLDRITDLGLVQGPIMRALELEAVSVETAGQSGPGSLVRLTGIRNGRAFRDAVLKQRDMVAGGEPARLTATTQPELPQEANVQTTLIEIRDILKRIEARSTSL; encoded by the coding sequence ATGAATGACACCGACGAAACCGTTCTTTGGGAAGCGGAGTTCAATCCCAAAGTCAAAGTGTATTGGTTGATCAGCGCCGTTTTGACCTCGTTGCTGACGATCTTTCTAATCCCACTGCTGCCATTGATCGCACCGATTGCTTGGTATGTGTCGGGTTTGTATTTGAAGAGCCACCGTTGCACGCTGACCGAGCGAACGCTGAAAGTCAGTCGTGGTGTTTTGGTGCGGCAAGAGAAGACGGTGCCCTTGGACCGGATCACGGACTTGGGTTTGGTTCAAGGACCGATCATGCGGGCACTGGAGCTGGAAGCCGTCAGCGTGGAGACGGCGGGCCAGTCTGGACCGGGCTCTTTAGTCCGTCTCACTGGCATCCGAAACGGTCGAGCTTTTCGCGATGCGGTGTTGAAGCAACGCGACATGGTCGCCGGAGGCGAGCCCGCACGTTTGACTGCTACCACCCAGCCCGAGCTGCCACAGGAAGCCAACGTTCAAACGACATTGATCGAGATCCGCGACATCCTGAAACGGATCGAAGCTCGCTCAACGTCGCTGTAG
- a CDS encoding SMC-Scp complex subunit ScpB, with protein sequence MNEPTDSPEDDHVQDGHAENETPENELSENAGEIDNEFDDDEEGFSLEQLGAAYARVAAMSESGDETPVDLDPSELLRSEPDPNPNENESAEEFIEEDPDSDEALAVAAQTSAESDASAEQAATPEAIVEAALFVGHPENLPLTPPRLASIMRGFSPEEVVDIIDKLNASYRAERQGMRIVEQDGGYRMVVAPDVESVRAAFTGKIRETRLNQSAVEVLSLVAYQPGITSARVTDLRGRDSGSLLNQMVRRRLVEVKREPGEGSDKLVSRFYPAERLLVLLGLETIDDLPHVEEANM encoded by the coding sequence ATGAATGAACCTACCGACTCACCCGAAGACGACCACGTCCAAGACGGGCACGCTGAAAACGAGACACCGGAAAACGAACTGTCTGAGAACGCAGGCGAAATCGATAACGAATTCGATGACGACGAGGAAGGTTTCTCGCTGGAACAACTCGGAGCCGCCTACGCCCGAGTTGCAGCGATGTCGGAAAGCGGTGACGAAACACCGGTGGACCTGGATCCCTCCGAATTGTTGCGTTCCGAACCGGATCCCAACCCAAACGAAAACGAATCGGCCGAAGAGTTTATCGAAGAAGATCCTGACAGCGACGAAGCCCTGGCAGTCGCGGCGCAAACCTCAGCCGAATCAGACGCCTCCGCCGAACAAGCCGCCACTCCCGAAGCCATCGTGGAAGCAGCCTTGTTTGTTGGCCACCCAGAGAACCTGCCTCTGACACCACCTCGTCTCGCCTCGATCATGCGTGGTTTTTCACCGGAGGAAGTCGTTGACATCATCGACAAACTCAATGCGTCCTATCGTGCAGAACGACAGGGGATGCGAATTGTCGAACAAGACGGCGGGTACCGGATGGTGGTCGCCCCCGACGTGGAATCGGTTCGCGCCGCTTTCACCGGCAAAATTCGCGAAACGCGACTGAACCAATCCGCCGTCGAAGTGCTGTCCTTGGTCGCTTACCAACCCGGCATCACATCAGCCCGAGTCACCGATTTGCGGGGGCGCGACAGCGGCTCGCTGCTCAATCAAATGGTTCGTCGCCGACTCGTCGAAGTGAAACGAGAACCGGGCGAGGGCAGTGACAAACTGGTTTCGCGGTTCTATCCCGCCGAGCGGTTACTTGTTCTTCTGGGACTCGAGACCATCGACGACTTGCCGCACGTCGAGGAAGCCAACATGTGA
- a CDS encoding PVC-type heme-binding CxxCH protein, with protein sequence MNLRRPPLSLCFAVCLSCFAPVANAQRDLTDIPKPDPNAEAAAMKLDPKAAINLFASDPAIRKPIQMNFDCTGALWVASSESYPQVKPGEIPNDQIVVLRDLDKDGVAESSTVFADGLLIPTGVIPDGPHAAYVAASTELLYFKDTDHDGVADERRVVMSGFGTEDTHHLVHTLRWGPDGCLYFNQSIYIHSHIDTPDGTKRLDGGGIWRYRPSTGQLDIFCKGFINPWGHIVNRSGESFVTDGAAFDGITHAFPDAVFKTSPGATRWLLGLNPGSPKHCGLEVLSGTHIPPEWQGDLVTNDFRSHRVCRFSVRPNGADYISRQQPELVTTEHVAFRPIDARMAPDGTVLIADWYNPIIQHGEVDFRDPRRDTEHGRIWRLSFPDRPLDPWPDFLAATTSELLGYLEDESLAVRQFARQTLWDHLEDPGIFDTVDQWVNQNGKQLATRTLEAQWLREAAVQPIATAPAMARIQSWKSDPSSVPDNAAAWLRSQFRSANQLTTLNAPTAKQAMADAARLVGAATEITDLALTLEVIVQCGQLDTEESAVWLHQILSRLLASDQSLSSQNSIDFALWQSIRETAEHWQHGNDTLQNIWEESPQTLAWAVRAVGNADAAKLLIDRIEWEEISSDEADDQWLQAVGEVATPEQLGGVLNRLLAGNPTHVERRISTLLDATAPRKNVAPANANASVNQWLAKQDTGQLKASTMLWISRATQQWKLQSTEATLLSAIQTRSDAAAEDRQIWINALASLSSPKANQQLMSIAKEGSTADRIAAIDGLVNSRPGAAVPLVLDALTEAELSKAAENWLVSSLSRPDLVKRYASKMSDMELPSDTARTLLRSVRSAGGNAGLEQAIRKSGKLDDATWVLSPELKDRLLKRVQETGSAKRGELVYRRNELQCISCHAIGQGGGLVGPNLVSLGGSSQPDYVLESLLAPSARLKEGYSTRKILTEDGEVISGISIGETDDAIRLRLANGTVREIEIDAILDDAPGKSLMPEGLLDNLTEAELVDLTTFLAALGREPQFTVSTENLVRSLETMNYTPAANSRLNRTSVDTAAQDDPAMTWRALTTMVDGKVRLEELDKFKQHRHTPPTSFIRFDIEVTPVDSDATTTDIQLKLQSKTDAAGSGNEWDGIEAWVDGKPMPTWQLKNLPLSRGRHRITLSINRDAVTSNIGIALEGDAIAATQN encoded by the coding sequence ATGAATCTCCGGCGCCCCCCTCTTTCGCTTTGTTTTGCGGTTTGTCTCAGCTGTTTTGCACCCGTTGCAAACGCTCAACGAGATCTGACTGACATCCCGAAACCTGATCCGAACGCGGAAGCGGCGGCGATGAAGTTGGATCCCAAAGCGGCGATCAATCTTTTCGCATCGGATCCCGCGATTCGCAAACCGATTCAGATGAACTTCGACTGCACGGGGGCACTGTGGGTGGCCAGCAGCGAGTCGTACCCGCAAGTCAAACCGGGCGAGATACCCAACGACCAAATTGTCGTGCTACGAGATTTGGACAAAGACGGCGTCGCCGAATCCAGCACCGTTTTCGCGGACGGGTTATTGATCCCCACGGGTGTGATCCCCGACGGGCCCCACGCCGCCTACGTCGCGGCCAGCACCGAACTGCTGTACTTCAAAGACACCGACCACGATGGCGTTGCCGATGAACGACGCGTTGTGATGAGCGGATTCGGAACCGAGGACACACACCACTTGGTTCACACACTTCGTTGGGGTCCCGACGGATGCTTGTACTTCAACCAATCCATCTACATTCACTCGCACATCGATACGCCCGATGGAACCAAACGTTTGGACGGAGGTGGCATTTGGCGTTATCGCCCCAGCACCGGACAACTGGATATTTTCTGCAAAGGATTCATCAATCCGTGGGGGCACATCGTCAACCGCTCCGGCGAATCCTTCGTGACCGATGGAGCCGCCTTTGATGGCATCACCCACGCCTTCCCCGATGCCGTGTTCAAAACCTCTCCCGGTGCGACCCGATGGTTGCTGGGACTGAACCCCGGCAGCCCCAAACACTGCGGTTTGGAAGTGCTCTCCGGAACACACATTCCACCAGAATGGCAAGGCGACTTGGTCACCAATGACTTCCGCAGCCACCGTGTGTGCCGATTCAGTGTGCGTCCCAATGGAGCTGACTACATCAGCCGTCAACAACCCGAACTGGTAACGACCGAACACGTTGCATTCCGTCCCATCGATGCTCGCATGGCTCCCGACGGAACCGTGCTGATTGCCGATTGGTACAACCCCATCATTCAACACGGCGAAGTCGACTTTCGCGATCCGCGTCGCGACACCGAACATGGTCGTATCTGGCGACTGTCCTTTCCCGATCGACCACTCGATCCATGGCCCGACTTTTTGGCCGCGACCACATCCGAACTGCTGGGCTACCTCGAAGACGAATCGCTTGCGGTCCGTCAATTTGCTCGTCAAACGTTATGGGATCACCTGGAAGATCCGGGCATCTTCGACACGGTGGACCAATGGGTCAACCAAAATGGAAAACAACTGGCGACGCGAACGCTGGAAGCTCAGTGGCTTCGCGAAGCGGCTGTCCAACCGATCGCGACCGCTCCCGCGATGGCTCGCATTCAATCGTGGAAATCCGATCCGAGTTCGGTTCCCGACAACGCCGCAGCTTGGCTGAGAAGTCAATTTCGATCAGCCAACCAACTCACGACGCTGAACGCCCCCACCGCCAAACAAGCCATGGCGGATGCGGCCAGATTGGTCGGTGCCGCGACGGAGATCACCGACCTCGCATTGACCTTGGAAGTCATCGTGCAGTGTGGCCAGCTGGACACCGAAGAATCAGCGGTTTGGCTCCACCAAATTCTCTCGCGTTTACTCGCATCGGACCAATCGCTGTCCTCGCAAAACTCAATCGATTTTGCTCTGTGGCAATCCATTCGCGAAACGGCGGAGCACTGGCAACATGGCAACGACACGCTGCAAAACATCTGGGAGGAATCCCCGCAAACGCTGGCGTGGGCAGTCCGAGCCGTTGGAAATGCCGACGCAGCGAAGTTATTGATCGATCGCATCGAATGGGAAGAAATCTCTTCGGACGAAGCCGATGACCAATGGCTTCAAGCGGTTGGCGAAGTCGCGACCCCAGAACAACTCGGCGGTGTCCTGAATCGGTTGCTTGCCGGAAATCCAACTCACGTCGAACGCCGCATCAGCACATTGTTGGATGCGACGGCACCACGAAAGAACGTTGCTCCTGCCAATGCGAACGCCAGCGTGAATCAATGGCTGGCCAAACAAGACACCGGCCAATTGAAGGCGTCGACGATGTTATGGATTTCGCGAGCGACCCAGCAATGGAAGCTGCAATCCACGGAAGCAACCTTGTTGTCCGCCATTCAAACTCGCTCGGACGCGGCTGCAGAGGACCGTCAGATTTGGATCAACGCTTTGGCATCGCTCTCGTCTCCTAAGGCCAACCAACAATTGATGAGTATCGCCAAAGAAGGGTCGACCGCTGATCGAATCGCGGCAATCGACGGCTTGGTCAACTCGCGTCCCGGTGCGGCGGTTCCGTTGGTCTTGGACGCTCTAACGGAAGCCGAACTATCGAAGGCCGCCGAAAACTGGTTGGTCAGTTCGCTTTCGAGACCGGATCTGGTGAAACGATACGCTTCGAAAATGAGCGACATGGAATTGCCTTCCGATACCGCTCGAACATTGCTCCGATCGGTTCGTTCCGCCGGAGGCAACGCCGGGTTGGAACAAGCAATCCGCAAGTCCGGTAAGCTCGACGATGCGACCTGGGTCTTGTCGCCGGAGCTGAAAGACCGGTTGCTCAAACGAGTGCAAGAAACAGGATCGGCCAAGCGTGGTGAACTGGTCTATCGTCGCAATGAATTGCAATGCATTTCCTGCCACGCCATCGGACAGGGTGGAGGACTCGTTGGCCCCAACTTGGTCTCCTTGGGCGGCAGCTCGCAGCCGGACTATGTCCTAGAATCGCTGCTGGCCCCAAGTGCTCGATTGAAAGAAGGCTACTCCACTCGCAAAATTTTGACCGAAGACGGGGAAGTCATCAGTGGAATTTCCATCGGCGAAACCGACGACGCAATTCGATTGCGGTTGGCCAACGGCACCGTGCGAGAAATTGAGATCGATGCGATCCTGGATGACGCTCCTGGCAAATCGTTGATGCCTGAAGGTTTGCTCGACAATCTGACCGAAGCTGAACTGGTCGACCTCACGACTTTCCTTGCTGCTCTCGGACGGGAACCGCAATTCACCGTTTCAACAGAGAACCTGGTCCGAAGCCTCGAGACGATGAACTACACGCCAGCGGCAAACAGTCGGCTGAACCGAACCAGTGTCGATACGGCGGCTCAAGACGACCCTGCGATGACTTGGCGTGCTCTGACGACGATGGTGGACGGCAAAGTTCGCTTGGAGGAACTCGACAAATTCAAACAGCATCGTCATACGCCGCCGACCAGCTTCATTCGTTTTGACATCGAAGTCACGCCGGTAGACTCCGATGCGACGACTACCGACATCCAGTTGAAGTTGCAGTCAAAAACCGACGCCGCGGGGAGCGGCAATGAATGGGACGGCATCGAAGCCTGGGTCGACGGGAAGCCGATGCCGACCTGGCAATTGAAGAATCTCCCCTTGTCGCGAGGTCGCCACCGCATCACGTTGTCCATCAATCGCGATGCCGTGACGTCGAACATTGGGATCGCTTTGGAAGGCGACGCGATCGCAGCGACTCAAAATTGA